A part of bacterium genomic DNA contains:
- a CDS encoding PhzF family phenazine biosynthesis protein, protein MKIPLFQVDAFATEVFRGNPAAVCILDKWLKDDLLQSIAEENNLSETAFVVLKPQGVELRWFTPCTEVDLCGHATLAAGFVLFEYGQHPAGTIDFETRKSGTLTVLRKGDLLEMDFPARPVMAQTNPSELQDALRMTPSASFVSQEDLLVVLDSEASVRECKPDFKALEKIECRGVIITASGEKSDFVSRFFAPKVGIPEDPVTGSAHCVLAPYWAQRLGKSDLHAFQVSKRGGELFCRYEGERVKISGKAVLYFKGIIEI, encoded by the coding sequence ATGAAGATTCCATTGTTTCAAGTGGATGCTTTTGCCACAGAGGTTTTTCGTGGGAATCCGGCTGCGGTTTGCATACTGGATAAATGGCTTAAGGACGATCTGCTCCAATCCATAGCAGAAGAGAACAACCTCTCGGAGACAGCCTTTGTGGTTTTAAAGCCTCAGGGTGTTGAGCTCAGGTGGTTCACCCCTTGCACAGAGGTGGACTTGTGCGGACATGCCACCTTGGCCGCAGGCTTTGTCTTGTTTGAATATGGCCAGCACCCGGCTGGTACCATAGATTTCGAGACTCGCAAGAGCGGAACCTTGACTGTGCTCAGGAAGGGAGATCTTCTGGAGATGGACTTCCCGGCAAGACCAGTCATGGCCCAGACAAACCCATCTGAGCTCCAAGATGCGCTGAGGATGACCCCTTCTGCCAGCTTTGTCTCCCAAGAGGATCTGCTGGTGGTCTTGGACTCCGAGGCCTCTGTGAGGGAGTGCAAACCTGATTTCAAGGCCCTGGAGAAGATAGAGTGCAGGGGTGTGATAATAACAGCCTCGGGGGAAAAGAGTGATTTTGTCTCGAGGTTCTTTGCACCCAAAGTGGGCATCCCCGAAGATCCTGTGACCGGTTCGGCCCATTGTGTTTTGGCTCCATACTGGGCACAGCGCTTGGGGAAAAGTGATCTCCATGCTTTTCAGGTCTCCAAACGCGGTGGAGAGCTTTTTTGCCGTTACGAGGGTGAGCGCGTAAAGATCTCAGGCAAGGCGGTTTTGTACTTCAAAGGCATCATAGAGATCTGA
- a CDS encoding isoamylase early set domain-containing protein has protein sequence MTEQEMLEKKKSSKKASEKKPKKSQGKTKDLRKVELIFQAQEAEQVFVAGDFNGWDPTATPMKKHKEGYWKAKLRLRPGRYEYKFLADGQWVNYVRGVERVPNPFGTENMVLWVD, from the coding sequence ATGACAGAGCAAGAGATGCTGGAGAAGAAGAAAAGCTCCAAGAAAGCCTCTGAGAAAAAGCCCAAGAAGTCCCAAGGCAAGACAAAGGATCTTCGCAAGGTGGAGCTGATCTTTCAGGCCCAGGAAGCCGAGCAGGTCTTTGTGGCTGGAGATTTCAATGGCTGGGATCCCACGGCCACTCCCATGAAGAAACACAAGGAGGGGTACTGGAAGGCCAAGTTGAGGCTCAGGCCAGGTCGATACGAGTACAAATTCCTGGCAGATGGGCAGTGGGTAAACTATGTAAGAGGGGTGGAGAGGGTCCCCAATCCCTTTGGCACCGAAAACATGGTGCTCTGGGTGGACTGA
- the cobO gene encoding cob(I)yrinic acid a,c-diamide adenosyltransferase — protein MDITRLKPKEPRGLVVVLTGHGKGKTTSALGMALRACGHGMKVCMIQFMKGDLYSGEWDGLRKLDCSVEIISTGKGFCGIQGNPYPFREHRQNAQSAVELVRTKLAQADMDLLILDEINNALHLGLVDLEQVLDIIKNKPPRLHLILTGRNAHEQVVELADTVSEIREIKHAFRAGLEPQPGIDY, from the coding sequence GTGGATATCACGCGTCTTAAACCTAAGGAGCCCAGAGGCCTTGTGGTGGTCTTAACGGGCCATGGAAAGGGCAAGACCACTTCTGCCTTGGGCATGGCCTTGAGAGCCTGTGGTCATGGGATGAAGGTATGCATGATTCAATTCATGAAAGGGGATCTGTATTCCGGAGAGTGGGATGGGCTTCGCAAGCTGGACTGCTCGGTGGAGATTATTTCCACGGGCAAGGGGTTTTGCGGGATTCAGGGGAATCCGTACCCTTTCAGGGAACACAGGCAGAACGCCCAGTCAGCCGTGGAGCTGGTTCGAACCAAGTTGGCCCAGGCAGACATGGACCTTCTCATTTTGGATGAGATAAATAATGCCCTGCATCTGGGTCTGGTGGATCTGGAACAGGTCCTAGACATAATAAAGAACAAACCGCCGCGGCTCCACCTGATTCTGACAGGCAGAAACGCCCATGAGCAGGTGGTGGAGCTTGCCGACACCGTAAGCGAAATAAGAGAAATCAAGCATGCCTTCAGAGCCGGGCTGGAACCTCAACCCGGCATAGATTACTGA
- a CDS encoding MFS transporter, whose protein sequence is MEHKTNSVLKNHSSKGLGDALGTILLLTAVFFLNFVSRIILGPMLPVIEQEMGLGHGQAGSLFLLISAGYCLVISLSGFVSARLGHRWTVVLSSWSLAAALWLVAFSWDLETLRVGLFLLGSAAGLYLPSGMATMTSLVDRKLWGRAIAVHELAPNLGFVGAPFLAELLCGVVSWRGVMVLIGIFSALVGTAFLRWGKGGKLKGTAPSPSSLKTLARERDFWLMMGIFGLGVGGSLGVYAMLPLFLVADRSFDLVAANSLTGLSRISSMGMAFVGGWATDRFGPQKTMAGGLIFSGVVTCFLGWTSGAMLVVAVFLQPALAVCFFPPALAALSRIGPEHMRSLSMSLVVPVGFLLGGGGIPAFIGLMGELDRFPLGISIVGLAMILSGTGTRWLGLVERIQEKGSKNID, encoded by the coding sequence TTGGAGCACAAGACCAACTCCGTACTTAAAAATCACTCGAGTAAAGGCCTGGGAGATGCTCTGGGGACCATACTTCTTCTGACAGCAGTATTTTTCTTGAACTTCGTCTCCAGAATCATACTGGGCCCCATGCTGCCGGTCATAGAGCAAGAGATGGGGCTTGGCCACGGCCAGGCAGGCTCGCTCTTTCTTTTGATCTCAGCCGGATACTGCTTGGTCATCTCTTTGTCCGGGTTTGTGTCAGCCAGGTTGGGTCATAGATGGACCGTGGTGCTCTCCTCCTGGAGCCTGGCTGCCGCTTTGTGGCTGGTGGCCTTTTCCTGGGATCTGGAAACTTTGAGAGTGGGGCTTTTCCTGCTGGGCTCAGCCGCTGGCCTGTACCTTCCCTCTGGTATGGCCACCATGACCTCCTTGGTGGACAGGAAGCTCTGGGGCAGGGCCATAGCCGTGCACGAACTGGCCCCGAATCTGGGCTTTGTGGGAGCTCCATTCTTGGCAGAGCTTCTTTGTGGTGTGGTGTCCTGGAGGGGGGTCATGGTTCTCATCGGGATCTTTTCGGCTCTGGTGGGAACGGCTTTCCTGCGCTGGGGCAAAGGGGGAAAGCTCAAGGGCACTGCCCCCAGCCCATCTTCCTTGAAGACCCTGGCAAGGGAAAGGGATTTCTGGCTCATGATGGGCATATTCGGCCTTGGGGTCGGAGGCAGCCTGGGCGTGTACGCCATGCTACCCCTTTTTCTGGTGGCAGATAGATCCTTTGATTTGGTTGCTGCCAATTCTTTGACAGGCCTCTCCAGGATATCTTCCATGGGCATGGCCTTTGTGGGTGGATGGGCCACAGACCGCTTCGGCCCCCAGAAGACCATGGCTGGAGGTCTCATCTTCAGCGGTGTGGTGACCTGCTTTTTGGGATGGACATCTGGTGCAATGTTGGTGGTGGCTGTTTTCTTGCAACCCGCCCTGGCAGTTTGCTTTTTCCCTCCTGCTCTTGCGGCCTTGTCCAGAATAGGTCCTGAGCACATGAGAAGTCTGAGCATGTCTCTGGTGGTGCCCGTTGGCTTTCTTCTGGGAGGAGGTGGTATACCGGCCTTCATAGGGTTAATGGGTGAGCTGGATCGCTTTCCCCTGGGCATCTCAATAGTGGGGCTGGCCATGATCCTGAGTGGGACTGGCACGCGCTGGCTGGGCTTGGTGGAGAGAATACAGGAGAAAGGCTCCAAAAACATTGACTGA
- a CDS encoding ABC transporter permease: MGIFLAHTIILCFFPPYRWRRVLERIHFLGVKTLFVILLTGAFSGMVLGLQVFYTLRKFGAEALLGPAVALSLVRELGPVLSALMITGRAGSALTAELGVMRITEQIDALDMMAIHPVQYLIVPNLLAAVLVFPVLSWFFDVIGILGGYLVGVELLGLAHGTYFGEIHTFLGVQDVLDGLYKSLCFGVLVVWICCFKGFFSGYGAEGVSRATTEAVVLSSVSVLLWDYLMGSFLF, from the coding sequence ATGGGCATCTTTTTGGCCCACACCATCATTCTGTGCTTTTTCCCTCCCTATCGCTGGCGAAGGGTGCTGGAGAGGATCCATTTTCTGGGCGTCAAGACCCTCTTTGTGATATTGCTTACAGGGGCTTTCAGCGGCATGGTGTTGGGCTTGCAGGTTTTTTACACCCTGCGCAAGTTCGGGGCAGAAGCTCTTTTGGGACCGGCGGTGGCCCTTTCCTTGGTCAGGGAGCTGGGGCCTGTGCTGTCGGCCCTAATGATAACGGGGCGGGCAGGCTCGGCCTTGACCGCAGAGTTGGGAGTGATGCGCATAACCGAACAGATAGACGCCCTGGACATGATGGCAATTCATCCGGTCCAGTACCTGATAGTGCCCAACCTGCTGGCTGCTGTGTTAGTCTTTCCGGTGCTTTCCTGGTTTTTTGACGTGATCGGTATCCTGGGAGGATATCTGGTGGGTGTAGAGCTCTTGGGGCTGGCCCACGGAACATATTTCGGGGAGATTCATACCTTCCTGGGTGTTCAGGATGTTCTGGACGGACTTTACAAGTCTCTTTGTTTCGGGGTGCTGGTGGTTTGGATTTGCTGTTTCAAGGGTTTCTTCTCGGGGTACGGGGCAGAGGGTGTCAGCCGCGCCACTACCGAAGCAGTGGTGCTCTCGTCGGTTTCTGTGCTCTTGTGGGACTACCTGATGGGCTCTTTTCTGTTTTGA
- a CDS encoding ABC transporter ATP-binding protein, with translation MIQTENLHKSFNGQPVLRGVDLQVREGEMLALIGRSGAGKSVLLRHLMGLVRPDKGRVLIEGIDLHRSSSSQRKALKERFGVLFQGGALFDSMTVFENVAFPLKEKSALGEEEIRQRVLKELALVELQGAEEKYPAEISGGMKKRVALARAIIHNPKIVFFDEPTTGLDPITARSIHQLIHSTHRRLRFTGVIVTHETWGIFSIVDRVALLHEGRIMAMGTPEEILDCGEPIVRDFLEPHRSLRGIAG, from the coding sequence ATGATCCAGACCGAGAACCTTCATAAGTCATTCAATGGCCAGCCGGTGCTCCGGGGGGTGGACTTACAGGTAAGAGAAGGGGAAATGCTCGCTCTCATAGGCAGAAGCGGGGCGGGCAAATCGGTCTTGCTCAGGCATCTCATGGGTCTAGTCAGGCCGGACAAGGGACGTGTTCTCATAGAAGGAATAGATCTGCACCGTAGCTCCTCTTCCCAACGAAAGGCCTTGAAGGAGCGCTTTGGAGTGCTCTTTCAAGGAGGAGCGCTTTTTGATTCCATGACAGTGTTCGAGAATGTGGCTTTTCCTTTAAAGGAGAAATCCGCTTTGGGGGAAGAAGAGATAAGACAGAGGGTGCTCAAGGAGCTGGCTTTGGTGGAACTCCAAGGAGCAGAAGAAAAATACCCTGCGGAAATAAGCGGTGGAATGAAGAAGAGGGTGGCATTGGCCAGGGCCATAATCCATAATCCTAAAATAGTCTTTTTCGATGAGCCTACAACAGGTTTGGATCCCATCACGGCCCGCTCCATCCACCAACTCATTCATTCCACTCACAGGAGACTTCGCTTCACGGGAGTCATAGTAACCCACGAGACCTGGGGAATCTTCTCCATAGTGGATCGTGTGGCCCTCTTACATGAAGGAAGGATCATGGCAATGGGCACCCCAGAGGAGATCCTGGATTGTGGGGAGCCCATTGTGAGGGATTTTTTGGAGCCGCACCGAAGCCTCAGAGGCATTGCCGGGTAG
- the mlaD gene encoding outer membrane lipid asymmetry maintenance protein MlaD — translation MRKRWDVEMTVGIFLLLGLLALGYLSIHLARMEVVGQGGYTIFARFSSVEGLKTGTLVEIAGVEVGRVKNIELQNYRARVAFSIKSDVKIPEDTIASIRTKGLLGEKYVRLSPGGSDQMLKPGGELFETEAPINLEELIANFVFGKI, via the coding sequence ATGAGAAAACGCTGGGACGTGGAGATGACTGTGGGGATCTTTCTCCTGTTGGGACTTCTGGCCTTGGGCTATCTCTCCATACACCTGGCCCGCATGGAAGTGGTTGGCCAAGGGGGGTATACTATCTTCGCCCGTTTTTCATCTGTGGAGGGGCTAAAAACAGGGACCTTGGTGGAGATAGCCGGTGTAGAGGTGGGCAGGGTAAAGAACATAGAGCTGCAAAATTATAGAGCCAGGGTAGCCTTCTCCATCAAAAGCGATGTAAAGATTCCGGAGGACACAATAGCCTCCATAAGGACAAAGGGCCTCCTGGGGGAAAAATACGTCAGACTCAGCCCAGGGGGATCTGATCAGATGCTCAAGCCCGGAGGGGAGCTTTTCGAGACAGAGGCCCCCATCAACTTGGAAGAATTGATCGCCAATTTTGTCTTCGGGAAGATCTAA
- a CDS encoding ABC transporter substrate-binding protein, translating into MRCFSGICSLVLLLSTSLAAVAGEPMDVIRQSTDKVIEILKDPALRENPELRESRIWEIVSVRFDFEEMARRALAVHWRDRTVQEQKEFVDLFGRLLQRSYSGKLAQYTDEKVEYLGEEIEGSRAEVRTKLVSKSMEIPIDYRMLKKSNEWRVYDVVIEGVSLVNNYRNQFNRIVVSSGYKELVQRMRNKWEDLIRESEKKKST; encoded by the coding sequence ATGAGGTGTTTTTCTGGAATCTGCTCTTTGGTATTGCTCTTGAGCACCAGCTTAGCTGCCGTGGCAGGGGAACCCATGGATGTTATCAGGCAGTCCACGGACAAGGTGATAGAGATCCTGAAAGATCCTGCCCTGAGGGAGAATCCGGAGCTCAGGGAAAGCAGGATCTGGGAAATAGTATCAGTGAGGTTCGATTTCGAGGAGATGGCCAGAAGGGCCCTGGCAGTTCACTGGAGAGACCGCACGGTGCAGGAGCAAAAGGAGTTCGTTGATCTGTTCGGGAGGCTATTACAGAGATCTTACTCGGGCAAGCTGGCCCAATACACCGACGAAAAGGTAGAGTATCTTGGAGAGGAAATAGAAGGCTCCAGGGCCGAGGTAAGGACCAAGTTGGTTAGCAAGTCCATGGAGATTCCCATAGATTACAGGATGCTCAAGAAATCCAATGAATGGAGGGTTTATGATGTTGTCATAGAGGGGGTAAGCCTTGTCAACAACTACCGGAATCAATTCAACCGTATAGTTGTCTCCTCTGGGTACAAGGAACTGGTGCAGAGGATGCGAAACAAGTGGGAGGACTTGATCCGGGAATCCGAAAAGAAAAAGAGCACCTAA
- the ppdK gene encoding pyruvate, phosphate dikinase gives MAERYVYTFGGERADGGEALRNLLGGKGAGLAEMTNLGIPVPPGFTITTEVCTYYYAHNRSYPPGLQEQVQEAMAHVERLMKAKFGDPQNPLLVSVRSGARRSMPGMMETVLNVGLTSKTLPGLIRKTNNERFAYDAYRRLIMMYSDVVMEKAQGIEPPEGQGIRQILEREMDHLKEKRGVKLDTELTAEDLKELVEIFLKKVKEVMGKPFPDDPQEQLWGGIGAVFQSWNGKRAVSYRRIEGIPDDWGTAVNVQAMVFGNTGERSATGVAFTRNPATGENLFYGEWLPNAQGEDVVAGIRTPLPLNRATKSGEAASLPSLEEVMPELYQQLDTIQRKLETYFRDMQDIEFTIQDGTLWMLQTRTGKRNGTAAIRMAVEMCKEGLISKEEALLRVQPSQLDELLHPMLDPVEEKKARPLAKGLPAGPGGAVGQVVFTADDAEQWAKKGKKVVLVRAETSPEDVHGMHAAQAILTSKGGMTSHAALVARGWGKCCIVGCGALDIDVESRTVRVEGEVLREGDWVTLNGTKGVLYKGQMKLLPADPEGNPWYKELMVWADQVRRLGIRTNADTPSDAALARSFGAEGIGLCRTEHMFFDPQRIMAMREMIVAETEEDRRKAVMKLLPYQREDFLGIFRAMEGLPVTIRTLDPPLHEFVNLSAEQVKDLAAQMGIPVERLQARIDQLHELNPMLGHRGCRLGITYPEITEMQARAIFEAAAQMAQEGKEVFPEVMIPLVGSLKELDHQQEIVERVAKEVQAQKGVKFPYLVGTMIEIPRACLVADQIASRAQFFSFGTNDLTQTTFGFSRDDVGSFLPVYLEKKILPSDPFQTLDQEGVGQLIRMGVEKGRSARKDLKVGICGEHGGDPASVEFCHRVGMNYVSCSPYRVPIARLAAAHAAVKDKG, from the coding sequence ATGGCAGAAAGATATGTTTACACATTCGGAGGTGAACGCGCCGACGGCGGGGAGGCCCTTCGTAACCTCTTGGGAGGCAAGGGTGCAGGGCTGGCGGAGATGACCAATCTGGGTATACCGGTGCCACCTGGGTTCACCATAACCACAGAGGTCTGCACTTATTATTATGCCCACAACAGGAGCTATCCCCCTGGACTCCAGGAGCAGGTGCAGGAGGCCATGGCCCACGTGGAGAGGCTCATGAAGGCCAAGTTCGGAGACCCCCAAAATCCGCTTTTGGTATCGGTGCGCTCTGGGGCCAGGAGATCCATGCCAGGCATGATGGAAACAGTCCTCAACGTGGGGCTCACCAGCAAGACCTTGCCCGGACTCATTCGCAAGACCAACAACGAGAGGTTTGCTTACGATGCGTATAGAAGGCTGATAATGATGTACTCAGACGTGGTCATGGAGAAGGCTCAGGGCATCGAGCCTCCCGAGGGTCAGGGGATCCGCCAGATCTTGGAAAGGGAAATGGATCACCTAAAGGAGAAAAGAGGCGTCAAACTCGACACTGAGCTGACAGCAGAAGACCTCAAGGAGCTGGTGGAGATATTTCTCAAGAAGGTGAAAGAGGTGATGGGAAAGCCCTTCCCAGATGACCCCCAAGAGCAGCTTTGGGGAGGAATCGGGGCTGTTTTCCAATCCTGGAACGGCAAGAGGGCTGTTTCTTACAGGCGGATCGAGGGAATCCCGGACGACTGGGGAACAGCAGTGAACGTGCAGGCCATGGTCTTTGGAAACACGGGGGAGAGGTCAGCCACCGGGGTGGCCTTCACCAGAAATCCGGCCACAGGGGAAAATCTTTTCTATGGAGAGTGGCTGCCCAATGCCCAGGGCGAGGATGTGGTGGCGGGGATTCGGACTCCTCTGCCTTTGAACAGGGCCACCAAGAGCGGGGAGGCAGCCTCCTTGCCTTCTCTGGAGGAGGTTATGCCAGAACTTTACCAGCAGCTGGACACCATACAGCGCAAGCTAGAGACCTACTTTCGGGATATGCAGGACATAGAGTTCACTATCCAGGACGGAACCCTATGGATGCTTCAGACCCGCACAGGCAAGCGAAACGGTACTGCGGCCATTAGAATGGCTGTGGAGATGTGCAAGGAGGGTCTAATAAGCAAGGAGGAGGCTCTTTTGAGGGTGCAGCCATCTCAGTTGGATGAGCTATTGCATCCCATGCTGGATCCTGTGGAGGAGAAAAAGGCCAGGCCGCTTGCCAAAGGGCTTCCTGCAGGGCCTGGGGGGGCAGTGGGGCAGGTGGTGTTTACAGCCGATGACGCAGAACAGTGGGCCAAGAAGGGCAAGAAGGTGGTCCTGGTCAGGGCCGAAACCTCTCCGGAGGATGTTCATGGAATGCATGCTGCCCAGGCCATCCTGACCTCCAAAGGAGGCATGACCAGCCATGCAGCCCTCGTGGCCAGGGGGTGGGGTAAGTGCTGCATAGTGGGTTGTGGTGCCTTGGACATTGATGTGGAGTCAAGGACCGTAAGAGTTGAGGGGGAGGTGCTCAGGGAGGGGGACTGGGTAACCCTCAATGGCACAAAAGGTGTGTTGTACAAGGGTCAGATGAAACTTCTTCCAGCAGACCCAGAGGGAAACCCCTGGTACAAGGAACTCATGGTATGGGCGGACCAGGTGAGGCGCCTGGGCATCAGGACCAATGCCGACACTCCCTCAGATGCCGCTCTGGCCAGATCCTTTGGAGCTGAGGGCATTGGGCTTTGCCGCACCGAGCACATGTTCTTTGATCCGCAGCGCATCATGGCCATGAGGGAGATGATAGTTGCTGAGACCGAGGAGGACAGGCGCAAGGCCGTGATGAAGCTACTGCCTTACCAGAGGGAGGATTTCCTGGGCATTTTCAGGGCAATGGAAGGCCTGCCTGTGACCATAAGGACCTTGGACCCGCCTCTGCACGAGTTCGTGAATCTGAGTGCCGAACAGGTAAAAGATCTGGCAGCACAAATGGGCATCCCGGTGGAGAGGCTTCAGGCTAGAATCGACCAGCTCCACGAGCTGAACCCCATGTTGGGCCACAGGGGATGCCGTCTGGGAATAACCTATCCTGAAATAACCGAAATGCAGGCTAGGGCCATCTTCGAGGCCGCGGCCCAGATGGCCCAGGAAGGCAAAGAGGTTTTTCCGGAGGTCATGATCCCACTGGTGGGAAGTCTGAAGGAACTGGATCACCAACAGGAAATAGTGGAGAGAGTGGCCAAGGAAGTGCAGGCCCAGAAGGGGGTCAAATTTCCCTACCTGGTGGGCACCATGATAGAGATCCCCAGGGCCTGTCTTGTGGCAGACCAGATAGCCAGCAGAGCCCAGTTCTTCTCCTTTGGAACCAATGACCTGACCCAGACCACTTTCGGCTTTTCCAGGGATGATGTGGGTTCTTTCCTGCCAGTTTATCTGGAAAAGAAGATACTGCCATCAGATCCTTTCCAGACCCTTGACCAGGAAGGTGTGGGACAGTTGATCCGCATGGGCGTGGAAAAAGGTAGATCAGCCAGAAAGGACCTCAAGGTGGGGATATGTGGAGAGCATGGAGGAGATCCCGCATCTGTGGAATTCTGCCACAGGGTGGGAATGAACTACGTAAGCTGCTCACCTTACAGAGTCCCCATAGCCAGACTGGCTGCCGCTCATGCAGCAGTAAAGGATAAGGGCTGA